In Campylobacter sp. 2014D-0216, the following proteins share a genomic window:
- a CDS encoding NYN domain-containing protein yields the protein MENKSIAIFIDAENIPSKYAKSIFDIASDYGEIIIKRIYGDWTQKNIQNWKEQIGQYSIIAMQQFNFTANKNSSDMYLITEIMSIFYEKDIDIFVIVSSDSDYTSLIQRLKESKKQVIGMGLKQAVKSYVNSFSEFFYLDQDESKEKVLSTKEYIKDLINITEALIEEKGRAEYAQIRTNMSRKHANFIPQNFGFKNFRALVKEFLPQMKQFKEGNEKNIYFLIEKTKG from the coding sequence ATGGAAAATAAAAGCATAGCGATATTTATCGATGCAGAAAATATTCCATCAAAATACGCAAAATCGATTTTTGATATTGCTTCTGATTATGGAGAAATTATCATCAAGCGCATTTATGGAGATTGGACGCAAAAAAATATACAAAATTGGAAAGAGCAAATTGGTCAGTATTCTATTATAGCTATGCAGCAGTTTAATTTTACTGCTAATAAAAACTCAAGTGATATGTATTTAATCACTGAAATTATGAGTATTTTTTATGAAAAAGATATTGATATTTTTGTAATTGTTTCTAGCGATAGTGATTATACTAGTTTAATTCAAAGACTTAAAGAAAGCAAAAAGCAAGTTATAGGTATGGGATTAAAACAAGCTGTAAAATCTTATGTTAATTCCTTTAGTGAATTTTTTTATTTAGATCAAGATGAATCTAAAGAAAAAGTATTAAGCACCAAAGAATATATTAAAGATTTGATCAATATCACAGAAGCTTTGATAGAAGAAAAGGGTCGTGCAGAATATGCTCAAATTCGCACCAATATGAGCAGAAAACATGCGAATTTTATCCCGCAAAATTTTGGTTTTAAAAATTTTAGAGCCTTAGTAAAAGAATTCTTACCACAAATGAAGCAATTTAAAGAAGGTAATGAAAAAAACATTTATTTTCTGATTGAAAAAACAAAAGGGTAA
- a CDS encoding YifB family Mg chelatase-like AAA ATPase, whose amino-acid sequence MKKLRCASFSTELDIIDVESTFTRGLPGFSIVGLANSTIKESTERVKATLLSQNFSFPAQKITINLSPSDIPKNGSHFDLAIAILILFQKENLDDFFVFGELGLDGSIKSTASLFSILLFLSAKVQNAKVVVPKSIAQKASMIPNLTIYALENLTQAIDFFKAKNYENFHVSNEHPLFENAIELNGQKYIKNTFFPYDFKEVKGQESAKFACIIAALGMHNVLFEGSPGSGKSMCAKRLPYIMPPQSLKEILAQNAYKSLNSLEDDFSASRVFRSPHHTSTRASIFGGGTKSAKMGELALANGGVLFFDEFPHFSKQIIESLREPLEDFKILISRVNTKVVYETKFLFACAQNPCPCGNLFSKSLACRCQEIEIKKYKNKISSPILDRIDLYVAMDEISHEDKTSLTSEQMSAMVFKGFLFQKQRKQEEFNAKLNEEQMKQFCILDANADEILKKAIASYNLSQRGVNKTIKVARTIADLEQSEFILKNHMLKALSFRMRTT is encoded by the coding sequence ATGAAAAAACTAAGATGTGCGAGTTTTTCTACAGAGCTTGATATAATCGATGTAGAATCAACTTTCACAAGAGGTTTGCCAGGTTTTAGCATAGTAGGTCTTGCAAATTCTACCATCAAAGAAAGCACAGAGAGAGTTAAAGCAACTTTATTAAGTCAAAATTTTAGCTTTCCAGCGCAAAAAATCACCATCAACCTTAGTCCTTCAGATATACCTAAAAATGGCTCTCATTTTGATTTAGCTATTGCGATTTTGATTTTATTTCAAAAAGAAAATCTAGATGATTTTTTTGTTTTTGGCGAACTTGGATTAGATGGAAGTATCAAAAGCACAGCGAGCTTGTTTTCTATTTTGCTTTTTTTGAGCGCGAAAGTGCAAAATGCCAAGGTGGTTGTGCCAAAAAGTATAGCGCAAAAAGCTTCAATGATACCCAATCTAACAATTTATGCTTTAGAAAATTTAACTCAAGCGATAGATTTTTTTAAAGCAAAAAATTACGAAAATTTTCATGTATCTAATGAACATCCTTTGTTTGAAAATGCTATAGAACTCAATGGGCAAAAATACATCAAAAACACTTTTTTTCCTTATGACTTTAAAGAAGTTAAAGGGCAAGAAAGCGCTAAATTTGCATGTATTATAGCTGCTTTGGGTATGCATAATGTTTTATTCGAGGGTAGTCCAGGAAGTGGTAAGAGTATGTGCGCTAAAAGACTTCCTTATATTATGCCGCCGCAAAGTCTAAAAGAAATTTTGGCTCAAAATGCATACAAATCTTTAAATTCTTTAGAGGATGATTTTAGTGCAAGTAGGGTTTTTAGAAGCCCTCATCACACAAGTACTAGAGCTAGTATTTTTGGGGGAGGAACTAAAAGTGCTAAAATGGGCGAACTTGCTTTGGCAAATGGCGGTGTTTTGTTTTTTGATGAATTTCCTCATTTTTCAAAACAGATTATTGAAAGTTTAAGGGAGCCTTTGGAAGATTTTAAAATTCTTATTTCAAGGGTTAACACAAAAGTAGTGTATGAGACTAAATTTTTATTTGCTTGTGCGCAAAATCCTTGTCCTTGTGGGAATTTATTTTCTAAAAGTCTTGCCTGTCGTTGTCAAGAGATAGAAATCAAAAAATATAAAAATAAAATTTCCTCGCCAATTTTAGATAGAATTGACCTTTATGTGGCTATGGATGAAATTTCACACGAAGATAAAACAAGCCTAACATCAGAACAAATGAGTGCAATGGTGTTTAAGGGGTTTTTGTTTCAAAAGCAAAGAAAGCAAGAAGAATTTAATGCTAAATTAAACGAAGAACAGATGAAGCAGTTTTGTATTTTAGATGCAAATGCAGATGAAATTTTAAAAAAAGCTATAGCTTCGTATAACCTTTCCCAAAGAGGTGTAAATAAAACAATAAAAGTGGCAAGAACTATAGCAGATTTAGAGCAAAGTGAGTTTATTTTAAAAAATCATATGTTAAAAGCATTAAGCTTTAGAATGAGAACTACATAG
- the def gene encoding peptide deformylase translates to MIRKIITYPNPRLFLQSQKIEKFDNELHTLLDDMYETMIANKGVGLAAIQVDVPVRALLVDIGDEEGEQKEDKQTLLEIINPIITPLDDEMISCNEGCLSIPGFYEDVLRYKNIRLDYQDRFGKAQSLEAHEFLAVAIQHEIDHLDGHLFIEKLSFLKRQKFDKDFKKKSKKNK, encoded by the coding sequence ATGATCAGAAAAATAATCACCTATCCTAATCCGAGACTGTTTTTGCAATCTCAAAAAATAGAAAAATTTGACAATGAGTTACATACATTGTTAGATGATATGTATGAAACTATGATAGCAAATAAAGGAGTTGGTTTAGCTGCCATTCAGGTGGATGTGCCGGTTAGAGCTTTGCTTGTAGATATTGGAGATGAAGAAGGCGAGCAAAAAGAAGACAAGCAAACTCTTTTAGAAATCATCAATCCTATCATTACTCCTTTAGATGATGAGATGATATCATGTAATGAAGGGTGTTTAAGTATACCAGGTTTTTATGAAGATGTTTTGCGTTATAAAAACATACGACTTGATTATCAAGATAGATTTGGTAAAGCACAAAGTCTAGAGGCACATGAATTTTTAGCAGTAGCTATTCAGCACGAGATCGATCATCTTGATGGGCATTTATTTATAGAAAAACTTTCTTTTTTAAAACGCCAAAAATTTGATAAAGATTTTAAAAAAAAATCCAAAAAAAATAAATGA
- a CDS encoding GGDEF domain-containing protein produces the protein MLDDDLFADLNLSSDPTPAKEAPKIQKISGGEFEKFAKSILTELVKDNVPPTPTNYGVYFQKMLEERPSAFKKKVHEIMEFEQNDDDIKRANIEQEIKKSFSSTSALLQYIAMIYRHLETVKDMLRRRNSELAISTGNLAVSNVIHALESDLSRFSSILDRYSDDIKENFDEVRQTYKHIEEQSDFDSKFGVYNKKYFLENLEKSIESNAKYNYRTSLIFFRVKEGILEQTYTQKEKNAFLKSICRIFSKNVSSSDIVAHCGNNVFVMMISHTNLEKAQEICNKILESLENSNFFLADKEIEVDVEVAVSAVNQDSKSEELIEKCTQALKNSGKNLEPFVVVEKEK, from the coding sequence ATGTTAGATGATGATTTATTTGCTGACTTAAATTTAAGTAGCGATCCAACTCCGGCCAAAGAAGCTCCAAAAATCCAAAAAATTAGTGGTGGAGAATTTGAAAAATTTGCAAAGTCTATACTAACTGAACTTGTAAAAGACAATGTGCCTCCAACACCTACTAACTATGGAGTTTATTTTCAAAAAATGCTCGAAGAGCGTCCTTCGGCTTTTAAGAAAAAAGTACATGAGATCATGGAATTTGAGCAAAATGATGATGATATCAAAAGAGCTAATATAGAGCAAGAGATTAAAAAAAGCTTTAGTTCTACTTCGGCGCTATTACAATACATTGCTATGATTTATAGACATCTTGAAACAGTTAAAGATATGCTAAGAAGACGTAATTCAGAACTTGCTATTAGCACAGGTAATTTAGCTGTTTCAAATGTAATCCACGCTTTAGAATCAGATCTTTCGAGATTTTCAAGTATTTTAGATCGATATTCAGATGATATTAAAGAAAATTTTGATGAGGTAAGGCAAACTTATAAACACATTGAAGAACAAAGTGATTTTGACTCTAAATTTGGAGTTTATAACAAAAAATATTTTTTAGAAAATTTAGAAAAAAGCATAGAAAGTAATGCAAAATATAATTATCGAACTTCTTTGATATTTTTTAGAGTAAAAGAAGGAATTTTAGAACAAACTTATACACAAAAAGAAAAAAACGCTTTTTTGAAAAGCATTTGTAGAATTTTTAGTAAAAATGTATCATCAAGCGATATTGTTGCTCATTGTGGCAATAATGTTTTTGTTATGATGATCTCACACACTAATTTAGAAAAAGCACAAGAAATATGTAATAAAATTTTAGAATCCTTAGAAAATTCCAATTTTTTCTTAGCAGATAAAGAAATAGAAGTTGATGTTGAAGTGGCTGTTAGTGCGGTTAATCAAGACAGTAAAAGTGAAGAATTGATAGAAAAATGCACCCAAGCTTTAAAAAATTCGGGTAAAAATTTAGAACCCTTTGTGGTAGTGGAAAAAGAAAAATGA
- the clpP gene encoding ATP-dependent Clp endopeptidase proteolytic subunit ClpP translates to MSSYIPYVVEKTSRGERSYDIYSRLLKDRIIMLSGEINDDLAASIVAQLLFLEAEDPQKDIYLYINSPGGVVTSGFSIYDTMNYIKADVSTICIGQAASMGAFLLSCGAPGKRFALPNSRIMIHQPLGGARGQATDIEIQAKEILRLKSILNDILAKNTKQKLSKIEKDTDRDFFMSAAEAKEYGLIDKVLEKSFK, encoded by the coding sequence ATGAGTTCATATATCCCTTATGTGGTTGAAAAAACAAGCAGAGGTGAAAGAAGTTATGATATTTATTCAAGACTTCTAAAAGACAGAATCATTATGTTAAGTGGTGAGATCAATGATGATCTTGCTGCTTCTATAGTGGCGCAACTTTTGTTTTTAGAAGCAGAAGATCCACAAAAAGATATTTATCTTTACATTAACTCACCAGGTGGAGTAGTTACAAGTGGATTTAGTATCTATGATACGATGAATTATATTAAAGCCGATGTGAGTACTATTTGTATTGGTCAGGCTGCTTCTATGGGTGCGTTTTTGCTTAGCTGCGGTGCACCGGGTAAAAGATTTGCTTTGCCTAATTCAAGAATCATGATTCACCAACCATTAGGCGGTGCAAGAGGACAAGCAACTGATATTGAAATTCAAGCAAAAGAAATTCTAAGATTAAAATCAATCTTGAATGATATTTTGGCTAAAAACACCAAGCAAAAACTCTCTAAAATCGAAAAAGATACCGACAGAGATTTTTTTATGAGTGCAGCTGAAGCTAAAGAATATGGCTTAATTGATAAGGTTTTGGAAAAAAGTTTTAAATAA
- the tig gene encoding trigger factor produces MEVTAKLIDFANANATVKIAQGAIKAEVEKLAKKASKTMKMDGFRAGKVPVAAILKRYEKELTRDAEQDLLRNAVDNALKEIKKEAKDLVGEPYFEKFDRKDGDIEAQMVLSFRPEVKLDGYEALVPTYNTPKVTQKEIDAKKEELLKRFATPEAIKEARALKEGDFAKFDFEGFVDGKAFDGGKAQNYVLEIGSKQFIPGFEEGMVGLKAGEEKDINVTFPKEYGAAHLAGKDAVFKVKIHEIQELKMPELNEELLKNLIPDEKEPSVEKLDAKIKEQLKNEKIFKLINDELKNQFAEALVEKFDFTLPRNIVEQETDMQFRNSLRTLSEEELKEFKDEAKYKEKRDSFKEDAQKSVKLTFIIDELAKLRNIQVSDQELIQAIYFEAYRYGFNPQEHLENYKKQGALPAIKMSLIEEKLFADIFKKNDKKKTEKESEK; encoded by the coding sequence ATGGAAGTTACAGCAAAACTAATTGATTTTGCAAATGCAAATGCTACTGTGAAAATTGCTCAAGGAGCTATTAAAGCAGAAGTGGAAAAATTAGCTAAAAAAGCATCTAAAACTATGAAAATGGATGGCTTTAGAGCGGGAAAAGTTCCTGTGGCTGCTATACTTAAAAGATATGAAAAAGAGCTTACAAGAGATGCGGAGCAAGATCTTTTAAGAAATGCTGTAGATAATGCATTAAAAGAGATCAAAAAAGAAGCAAAAGATTTAGTAGGCGAACCATATTTTGAAAAATTTGATAGAAAAGATGGTGACATTGAAGCTCAAATGGTATTATCTTTTAGACCGGAAGTAAAACTAGATGGCTATGAAGCTTTAGTTCCAACTTATAATACACCAAAAGTAACTCAAAAAGAAATTGATGCAAAAAAAGAAGAATTGTTGAAAAGATTTGCTACTCCTGAAGCAATCAAAGAGGCAAGAGCATTAAAAGAAGGCGATTTTGCTAAATTTGACTTTGAAGGTTTTGTAGATGGTAAAGCTTTTGATGGCGGGAAAGCACAAAATTATGTTTTAGAAATCGGTTCAAAACAATTTATACCAGGATTTGAAGAAGGTATGGTTGGTTTAAAAGCAGGTGAAGAAAAAGATATTAACGTGACTTTTCCAAAAGAGTATGGCGCAGCACATTTAGCAGGAAAAGATGCGGTATTTAAAGTAAAAATTCATGAAATTCAAGAACTTAAAATGCCTGAATTAAACGAAGAGCTTTTAAAAAATCTAATTCCTGATGAAAAAGAACCAAGTGTTGAAAAACTTGATGCTAAAATCAAGGAACAGTTAAAAAATGAAAAGATTTTTAAACTTATTAATGATGAATTAAAAAATCAATTTGCAGAAGCTTTGGTTGAAAAATTTGATTTTACTTTGCCAAGAAATATCGTAGAGCAAGAAACTGATATGCAGTTTAGAAATTCTTTAAGAACTTTAAGCGAAGAGGAATTGAAAGAATTTAAAGATGAAGCAAAATACAAAGAAAAAAGAGATAGCTTTAAAGAAGATGCGCAAAAAAGCGTGAAATTGACTTTTATCATTGATGAGTTAGCAAAACTTAGAAATATTCAAGTAAGTGATCAAGAATTAATCCAAGCGATTTATTTTGAAGCATATAGATATGGTTTTAATCCGCAAGAACACTTAGAAAACTATAAAAAACAAGGTGCATTGCCAGCAATTAAAATGTCTTTAATTGAAGAAAAACTTTTTGCAGATATCTTCAAAAAAAATGATAAAAAGAAAACTGAAAAAGAAAGCGAAAAATAA
- the folE gene encoding GTP cyclohydrolase I FolE, which yields MQEKFEQSVKNMLEIIGENPQREGLLKTPTRVFKAFEFLSSGYKQDPKQILNDALFESSNNEMVLVRDIEFYSLCEHHLLPFFGRVHVAYIPDKKVVGLSKIPRLVEVFARRLQIQEQLTEQIAEALMEHVGAKGVGVVIEARHMCVEMRGVQKANSTTSTSALRGSFLKSEKTRKEFFTLINSAKQVRF from the coding sequence ATGCAAGAAAAATTTGAACAATCAGTAAAAAATATGTTAGAAATTATCGGAGAAAATCCTCAAAGAGAAGGACTTTTAAAAACTCCTACTAGGGTTTTTAAAGCTTTTGAATTTTTAAGTAGTGGTTATAAACAAGATCCAAAACAAATACTAAATGATGCTTTATTTGAAAGCTCAAACAACGAAATGGTTTTAGTAAGAGATATTGAATTTTATAGTCTTTGCGAACATCATCTTTTACCGTTTTTTGGGCGTGTACATGTTGCATATATACCAGATAAAAAAGTAGTAGGACTTAGTAAAATTCCACGTCTTGTAGAAGTTTTTGCAAGACGCTTGCAAATTCAAGAACAACTCACAGAACAAATCGCAGAAGCACTAATGGAGCATGTAGGCGCCAAAGGTGTTGGGGTGGTTATCGAAGCAAGGCACATGTGTGTGGAAATGCGTGGGGTACAAAAGGCAAATTCAACCACTAGTACTTCAGCCTTAAGAGGTAGCTTTTTAAAAAGCGAAAAAACCCGAAAAGAATTTTTCACTCTCATCAACTCAGCAAAACAGGTTAGATTTTAA
- the fliI gene encoding flagellar protein export ATPase FliI yields the protein MGLEKLRNKISSQNLASVFGQITKISSTSIEINGLKTSIGDIIKIVSNEDESKEAMAMVVEVDENLSYLSPFGFVEGFKIGDRAFINDAGMQIGVSDGLLGRVVDPFMRPKDGKGPIEASKFMPIMRAPIDAMKRGLIEEVFPVGVKTIDALLTCGVGQKLGIFAGSGVGKSTLMGMIVKNSKAPIKVIALIGERGREIPEFIQKNLGGKLDDTVIIVATSDDSALMRKYGAFCAMSVAEYFKEQGKDVLFIMDSVTRFAMAQREIGLALGEPPTTKGYPPSVLSLLPQLMERAGKEEGKGTITAFFTVLVDGDDMSDPIADQSRSILDGHIVLSRELTDFGIYPPINIQNSASRVMGDIISNEHKLAARKFKRLNSLLKENEVLLRIGAYQKGSDKELDQAITKKDFMQQFLSQNPEESFEFDDTINMLKMIDMQ from the coding sequence ATGGGTTTAGAAAAACTTCGCAATAAAATCAGCTCACAAAATCTAGCTAGTGTATTTGGACAAATCACTAAAATTTCAAGCACCAGTATAGAAATAAATGGCTTAAAAACTAGCATAGGAGATATTATTAAAATTGTTTCTAATGAAGATGAAAGCAAAGAAGCAATGGCCATGGTAGTAGAAGTAGATGAAAATTTAAGCTATTTAAGTCCTTTTGGTTTTGTGGAAGGTTTTAAAATAGGTGATCGTGCATTCATTAACGATGCAGGTATGCAAATAGGCGTAAGCGATGGGCTTTTGGGAAGAGTGGTAGATCCTTTCATGCGTCCAAAAGATGGTAAAGGCCCTATCGAGGCAAGTAAATTTATGCCTATTATGCGCGCCCCCATTGATGCGATGAAAAGAGGTTTAATAGAAGAGGTTTTTCCAGTTGGCGTTAAAACAATAGATGCGCTTTTAACCTGTGGTGTAGGACAAAAGCTTGGAATTTTTGCAGGAAGTGGTGTGGGAAAATCAACCTTAATGGGCATGATAGTAAAAAATTCCAAAGCTCCGATTAAAGTGATCGCTTTAATCGGGGAGCGTGGCAGAGAAATTCCTGAATTTATACAAAAAAACCTTGGTGGCAAACTCGATGATACCGTGATCATCGTTGCAACAAGCGATGATAGTGCTTTGATGAGAAAGTATGGTGCATTTTGCGCCATGAGCGTGGCTGAATACTTCAAAGAACAAGGCAAAGATGTTTTATTTATCATGGATAGCGTAACACGTTTTGCTATGGCACAAAGAGAAATAGGCTTGGCCTTAGGTGAACCACCTACAACAAAAGGCTACCCACCAAGCGTTTTAAGTCTTTTACCTCAACTTATGGAGCGAGCAGGAAAAGAAGAAGGTAAAGGTACCATCACGGCTTTTTTTACTGTGCTAGTTGATGGAGATGATATGAGTGATCCAATCGCTGACCAAAGTAGATCTATCTTAGATGGACACATAGTACTTAGTCGTGAACTTACTGATTTTGGAATTTATCCACCTATAAATATACAAAATTCAGCCTCAAGGGTAATGGGAGATATTATCAGCAACGAACACAAGCTAGCTGCTAGAAAATTCAAACGTTTAAATTCTTTACTAAAAGAAAATGAAGTATTACTGCGTATTGGCGCGTATCAAAAAGGAAGCGATAAAGAACTAGATCAAGCTATCACCAAAAAAGACTTTATGCAACAATTTTTAAGTCAAAACCCAGAAGAAAGCTTTGAATTTGATGATACGATTAATATGCTTAAGATGATCGATATGCAATAA
- a CDS encoding NifS family cysteine desulfurase, whose translation MKVYLDNNATTQLAPEAYELMKPFLSEHYGNPNSLHQWGSATHPALKEAMDKLYAGLGASDLDDIIITSCATESINWVLKGVYFDRILNSDKNEVIISSVEHPAVAASAMFLKSLGVKVIELGVDHEGVSSAKDLKEAISDKTALVSIMWANNETGMIFPIEEMAQIAHEHGALFHTDATQAVGKIKVNFAKSGVDFASFSAHKFHGPKGVGGLYIRKDIELTPLLHGGEHMGGRRSGTLNVPYIIAMAEALRIANTMLDFENSHIRKLRDKLEDLILAMPDTSVVGDRSRRVPNTILASIKGVEGEAMLWDLNKNGIAASTGSACASEALESNPIMEAIGAENDLAHTALRLSLSRFNTEDEIDYAAEQIKKATQRLRAISSTYAYKPENN comes from the coding sequence TTGAAAGTATATTTAGACAACAACGCAACAACGCAACTTGCGCCAGAAGCTTATGAACTTATGAAGCCTTTTTTAAGCGAGCATTATGGCAATCCAAATAGCTTACATCAATGGGGTAGCGCAACCCACCCTGCACTTAAAGAAGCTATGGACAAGCTTTATGCGGGACTTGGTGCAAGTGATTTAGATGATATCATTATCACTTCCTGTGCTACTGAAAGTATCAACTGGGTATTAAAAGGTGTGTATTTTGATAGAATTTTAAATAGCGACAAAAATGAAGTGATTATTTCTAGCGTAGAACACCCTGCAGTAGCAGCTAGTGCTATGTTTTTAAAATCTTTAGGAGTAAAAGTTATAGAACTAGGAGTAGATCATGAAGGTGTTTCTAGTGCAAAAGATCTAAAAGAGGCTATTTCTGATAAAACTGCATTAGTTAGCATTATGTGGGCTAATAATGAAACTGGAATGATCTTCCCTATAGAAGAAATGGCTCAAATAGCACATGAACATGGGGCGTTATTTCACACTGATGCAACCCAAGCTGTTGGGAAAATTAAAGTCAATTTCGCAAAATCTGGAGTTGACTTTGCTTCTTTTTCAGCACACAAATTCCATGGACCAAAAGGTGTAGGTGGACTTTACATTAGAAAAGATATAGAACTAACCCCGCTATTGCATGGTGGTGAGCATATGGGCGGTAGAAGAAGTGGCACTTTGAATGTGCCATATATTATAGCTATGGCAGAAGCTTTAAGAATTGCAAACACCATGCTTGATTTTGAAAACTCACATATTAGAAAATTAAGAGATAAATTAGAAGATCTTATCTTAGCTATGCCTGATACAAGTGTGGTAGGGGATCGATCAAGAAGAGTTCCTAATACAATCTTAGCAAGCATCAAAGGCGTAGAAGGTGAAGCTATGCTTTGGGATTTAAACAAAAATGGTATAGCAGCAAGTACTGGTTCAGCCTGTGCAAGTGAAGCACTAGAAAGCAACCCTATCATGGAAGCAATTGGTGCAGAAAATGACTTAGCACACACTGCTTTAAGACTGTCTTTGTCAAGATTTAACACAGAAGATGAAATTGATTATGCAGCAGAGCAAATAAAAAAAGCAACGCAAAGACTTAGAGCAATTTCAAGTACTTATGCATATAAGCCTGAAAATAATTAA
- a CDS encoding iron-sulfur cluster assembly scaffold protein produces MAKNNLIGGSIWDEYSQKVQDRMNNPQHMGEFTQEDAEKANAKLIVADFGAESCGDAVRLYWLVDEKTDKIIDAKFKSFGCGTAIASSDTMVDLCIGKTVDEAVKITNLDVEFAMRDNPETPAVPPQKMHCSVMAYDVIKQAAAHYKGVNPEDFEDQIIVCECARVSLGTIKEVIRLNDLHTVEEITQFTKAGAFCKSCVKAGGHEEKDYYLVDILAETRAEMEREKLKDQSKTDIAFDDMTMVKQLKAVEAVLDSDVRPMLHGDGGDLEVIDIQKSDSKNIDIYIRYLGACSGCSSGSGATLYAIENILQEELSPNIRVIPV; encoded by the coding sequence ATGGCAAAAAATAATTTAATTGGCGGATCAATTTGGGATGAATACTCTCAAAAAGTACAAGATAGAATGAACAACCCTCAACATATGGGAGAGTTCACACAAGAAGATGCAGAAAAAGCAAATGCAAAACTTATTGTTGCAGACTTTGGCGCAGAAAGCTGTGGTGATGCGGTTAGATTATACTGGTTAGTAGATGAAAAAACCGATAAAATCATCGATGCTAAATTTAAAAGTTTTGGCTGTGGAACAGCAATAGCAAGTAGTGATACTATGGTTGATCTTTGTATAGGTAAAACCGTAGATGAAGCTGTAAAAATTACCAATTTAGATGTTGAATTTGCAATGAGAGATAACCCAGAAACTCCTGCGGTTCCACCTCAAAAAATGCATTGTTCTGTTATGGCTTATGATGTTATCAAACAAGCAGCAGCACACTATAAAGGGGTAAATCCTGAAGATTTTGAAGATCAAATCATTGTTTGTGAGTGCGCTAGAGTTAGTCTTGGAACCATCAAAGAAGTAATTAGACTTAATGATCTACACACCGTGGAAGAAATCACTCAATTTACCAAAGCAGGTGCTTTTTGTAAATCATGTGTAAAAGCAGGTGGACACGAGGAAAAAGATTATTATCTTGTTGATATTTTGGCTGAAACTAGAGCTGAAATGGAAAGAGAAAAACTAAAAGATCAAAGTAAAACTGATATAGCTTTTGATGATATGACTATGGTAAAACAACTAAAAGCTGTAGAAGCGGTGCTAGATAGCGATGTGCGCCCAATGCTACATGGAGATGGTGGAGACTTAGAAGTAATCGATATCCAAAAAAGCGACAGTAAAAATATAGATATTTACATACGCTACCTTGGTGCTTGCAGTGGCTGTTCAAGTGGAAGTGGTGCAACTTTATACGCTATAGAAAACATCTTACAAGAAGAACTAAGTCCAAATATACGCGTTATACCAGTTTAA